CTTTGTGTGCAGGGATCAAGCTCAAAGGTAATCAAAGTGCATTCTGCCCGTTTGAGCTTAGAGCTGACATTCCTTCGTTTTGTATCTAGCTAATGATGCCTTCACCCACGCCCGAATACCTCAATGTGAACTACATCTGTGAGTCAGCCTcccgcctcctcttcctctcagtgCACTGGGCGCGCTCCATACCTGCATTCCAACTTTTAGGGTGAGTCTGGCCCGTATCTGGCTGTGTGAGTTGACAAGATACAGTATAGAATCTCCATCTGCATCCTCTAAAGGCCAgtccaaacacaagatccgcgacgagacgagctgcaacattctaaaaaccagcgacgttctaaaactctgcaactaagatttgacatgttgaatgtttagcgacggcttgcaactgcttgcaactgcttgcaacttttgattcacaccgccgcaactgctctccgcaaccgtctcagaccgtcgcgaatctttggtttgaactggccttaactGTCTTTTCACTGCTGACTGAGGAGATTCATAAGAGGATAGCAGTAGTCAGTAAAGGGAATGGGGTGGCATTAAAAAAGAAGATGAGTCACGAAAGAAAGAAGATGAGTTATGTTTGCTCCCTGTGTTGCAGTGGGCAAGAGAATGAAATCAACTTGATGAAGGCTTGTTGGAATGAGCTGTTTGCTCTCGGCCTGGCTCAGTGTTCCAATGTGATGAACGTAGCCACCATCCTGGCAGCCATCATCAGCCATCTTCAGACCAGTCTACAGGAAGGTCAGTACTATTATATTACTCCACCACTGACCAGACTGAACGTCTTTAGAAAATATATGGCAGTtcatgtgtgtaatgtattaATACGTAACACATTTTTAGGTATGCACTGTACAATGAAAGTACAGCACCCTCACATTTATTTGCATGTCCATGAAATGagtaaaaagaaggatttcaaataatcaattgtttttttcttaGTTTCACAAGGGCAATGAGGAAaacctagtctggctatcaccatactaagcccAATctttgaacattagtatggggagtctgtgctttatttctactgcacaagaggcgtgatcaatgggcatagttcaaatgactccgtacgcttggattgtccttcaaccaatcagaccaacgatccggtgcatcttttggataagctagtttgtgattggagccaaaggttgtggacaggaagcaggggagatagatgtgcaggtttctagtctgagctgccgggcaaaacCCAAATTCGGCAGGTcaagcagggttcacccagcctaaggaAAACCCCTACCTTGaaaggaagcaaatttattctgagatgAAAAAAGTCCTCATAAAGAAGTAAATATATTTGAACAAAAATAcatgtgccacaattattggcacccctagaCAATCTTATAATCAAAAGGTGGTCAGAGTACAGAATATTCTAGCTGAAATTCAACAATTACTGTTTCCTTTGATCCTGTTTCAATAAGGTACAAAAGTAAGCACAAGTGACACGGAGGctaaatatcaataaaaacgtgactttttaaaaaaaaaaaaaaaaaaccttcatgaAGTCAAGAAGTTAAGAAATGGGTATAGAATACGTTACTTGCTTGGAAATACGCATTTTATAATTAAAAAGTTCCAATCGAATGTAATTGAATGTCTACCTTGCCCCTGCACATAGTGAGGAGTGTGGTTTAAAGGCAAAAAGATCAATAAGGATAACTGTTGGGAGAGATACAGATAGATAACATACAGATAAATATAGCATCTTGGTCACAAAGTCTAAAACCCCCCATCAGAAGTGACCTCCATGCTAACAATTTATTGAAAATGTCATGCACATCGCTGGGGTTGCTAAATGCTACTGGGACTTATCCTGGAATCATATTCTAGGGTCAGATGAAAAGAtttgacagacagagaagaatgACTTTACTGACAAGAACCCCATGCTTTAGTAAGTGTATGATGGAGGGTCTTTGATGTTTTGGGGCTGTTTTTAATCCAGAGGCTTAGGGAAGCTCCTTAGGGTTCAGGATGAACTCCATGAAATACTTGggcattttaaatcaaaatctggatGCCTCTGCCAAGATGCATCATGCGTCAAAGTGGGTCATGACTTGATCACCCAGCAGGTTAGTGATGCAAATCGTATGTACAAATCAACACAGAattggtttactgaacacaaaatccaAGTTTTTGTTATGATTATCTCATTTCCCTGACCAGTGAAGTGCACTTAAAAAGGTGAATGCAATAGTGTGGACCTAGGAATCTGAGGGATGCAGATATTCAGAAATAAGGCCCCAAATCTCcttttgtattttcttttttcttctcagaATGAATCTGTTTCCCATCACGTTTGGAATTTTCTCACTGTTTTCTTTGTAAAACTATGTGCCAATTTTTTTGAAAATACCTCGTCTTACTCATCATTACTAGGTTGGCAATAAATGTAGAGGGGGCTGTATATGCATTTGCCTACATATACTGGGAGATGCATGACTTACCAGTGCTTCTTTTGGCTTTTCTGAGTCTTCTGAAGTCTGCAGAGAATGACTAATGTTTGGTTATCGTCTTGCAGAGAAGGTCTCTGCCGAGAGGATCAAGCTGGTGATGGAGCACATCTGGAGGATGCAGGAGTTCTGCAACAGCATGGCCAAACTCTCCCCAGATGCGTACGAGTACGCCTACCTCAAAGCAGCCGTCCTCTTCAGCCCTGGTGAGGCCAGAAACATGAGAGCGCGTGTGTGATGGGAGGTTGTGGGAGGGATGGTCAGAAATAGATAGAGTATAATTACCTCTGCATTGCGTAATTTGGCATCCTAATGGGTGAGCCTGGCCTGAGCTGCAGAGCTGGAGTCTCCACATTGATGGTAATAGACCATGCTTGTGATTGTAAATCCAAACATTTGTGATTGTCAGATCATCCAGGCATTGACAACACCTTGCAGATTGAGCGGTTCCAGGATAAAGCCATCATGGAGCTTCAGGACTATGTGGCCAGGACCTATCCTGAGGACACATACAGGTTGGACACTCACTTACACTCTCAGAAATGGCAgtagaaaagaaagacacatGCCTTGATAAATTGTCTGATATAAGTTTTATATGGCAATGTGCAGTTTTTTTGGTGACGTTAATATAAACATTAGACAAGTGTAGTTACATCATAAAGTGTAGTAATATGTGAATTTTTTTACATACGTGGCACAACATTCTTTCTtgcaaaacattttgaaaataagactaatcAAACAAACATGTCGGGTGTGTCTGGGCATATCTGTCAACCGTCTAGCGTGCCGCAGTTGAAAAGAAGTCCACACATGTCAGCAGCTATCATATAGCAGTTGACTGAGGAGAGCACTACCGACTGGAGGGCTTTAAATTTTAATGAGAGCCTGCCATACTTGACTACTCCAACTGACACCTTTCTGCACAGATTGCCAACACATTTAAGTCTGTCAGTAGagcctcttttcttctctccctccttcgagccatctcattgttgctgagcTGATCTTCTCCCTCTTCCAGGCTGTCCAAGCTGCTCTTGCGTCTCCCGGCGCTCCGGCTGATGAGTGCGGCCATCACAGAGGAGCTCTTCTTCGCTGGTCTCATTGGCAACGTCCAGATCGACAGCATCATCCCCTACATCCTTAAGATGGAGTCCACCGACTACAACAGCCAGGTGGTCACTTCGACAGCCTGATTCAGTGAAGTCCACCGTCTTGGCTGCACTGCTGATCACAGATTGCATGAGCAAGATGGCCACCTGCGTAAGGTCCTCCTACCTTCAGCTGTTAATACCGTGGATGGAGTTAATCATTTCTGCCttacaagaggagagagaacaggccCGGATATGTGATCATCCATGTACAGTAGGACAAAGAAGCGCAGCCCCTCATGAGGTCTTGTCCTGGCATTGACCTGATCATGACTAGACCTGGATAGGCTTTGACACAAAACATTTACTCATGACCGGACATGCCCCGGAACGTAATGGCCACTGTGCATAAAGGCTGCGACAGCCACACTAAATGGTGAAGTTTCATCAGCTGTTTCTGTAGTTTCATTAGTTGATTTATCATCGCAATCAAAGCCATATAAACAGAACATTTCATTAATCAGGCAAATTCTTGCTTATGGTGAAATCCATTATAATTAATGTCATGAACAATGATTGGAATAATGATAccaatctatttatttatttaacatttagCAGAGATGGGAATCCTCTGAAGGAGGGATGAGCCAGCATGTAATTGTGTGGTCCATATGACTCACAATTTCGTGAGCTTGGTGACTTAAAAGCTGaataatgtaaacaaacaaacacctagCAGAACCCAGAGCTGTGCCCACACAAAACATGCTCCACCAGCCCAGTTATTTCTTTTACCACAGGTTTAGCTATGAATGCTTTGGGAGTTAATGTATACGCAATCAACATTTTTTTGAAATTCCATGTTTCATTGTAAGCATTTTTATGGTTATAGTATAGAGTTTTTCTATTTTCAtatgttttatgttattttGGAACATTTGAGATTTGCACGCTTTTAGTATTAGTTTTAAGGGTATCGGACCACATGGTACCCATCTTGCCGTTCCATCTCAACTCTGTTCTCGTTTTACTATCTTCTGATCCAAATGTGGTGAGTGTGGCCGAcatcccacaaaaaaaaaaactcatgcAAATTGGGCCATGTTGGCCTCAATAGGCTGCAACAAATAATTGATTAGTTGTTAACTATTAAATTAACCGCCAACTGTTTTGGTTATAAATTAATTGGTCCGTCTtgtttaattttcttttttttttttactgctctGACAATAAACTGAATATGTTTGGCGTTAGGACAAAACCAGGCATCTTAAGATGTCACTTTGGGCTCTGGAAAACACTGACTGACATTTCATACCATCTTATAGCCCAAACAgctaattcatgaattgaaaaaATAATCAACTGATTCATTGATTATGAGAACAGTGAGTTTAAGTTACAGCCCTAATTGTGACGTTGTAACTTCAGAGGCCTTTACAGGGTTGTTTTAGCTTATGACCTTTTTCTGTCATACATGTATAAATTTGTATataggtaggcctatataggcCCGCCCTTCTGAGAACAACTTGGAGGGGAAGtgaagccatttttttttttgtattagtTGGTTGTTGTAACTTTGATCATGTAAAACTTCAGCTTTCAACAGCCATTTGCATGTTCTTaaggaaatctttttttttacttaaaagTGTCAAAAGTGTCcggttgtctttgtctttgattTCACAATTTAATGAATTTGCTTTTTTGTATGACTTCAGACTTGAGTTTAGTTTCCCGAAATTGTTGAGGGCTTCGAAAGGTTTttaaacagagaaaagaaaagttaaaatGACTACAATATGTGGCAAAAtaatattgaaatgtaaaaaggAAAGAGGAAGCAGAACAATGGCTTGCCTTTGAGCTACTGATTATGAGTATGACAACAGAGGAAAACACGTAACCCAATTATGTTTCAATGATGTTGCAGCTGGAGTCCTTCAATTAAGGGATATAGCTGACCCACAGCAACAACTTGATGTTATTCAACATTCAATTTGAAGTGTTTAGCAAAACATATTGGCAGCATCAGCATTCACATTTCAGCCTAATTTctgtcaaaaaataaataacataataTCACGTTCTTGGCCCGTTCATTCAGCATGAATTTATTGGTTGATTCAAACACTAAAATCTATCAAATGCCAATAGCCTACAGAACTCAGGTAAGCTCTGGTCACCCCAGTGAAATGTCAAATGCCAGAACCATGAAAAGTACTGCTGCTCATTAGCATATACTTGTATTGAAAACCTAGTGACAATCTAGTGGATAATTAATTAGTCTGTATCAACTATAGTTTCCTCATTAGAGAGACTGATACCCCTTATTATTTTTCCCCTGTATGAAATATTTTAACTCCAGCAGGTATAAATATGTAACTTAACAGGCAATAGACAGATCAGAGTGCTTTCGAAATGGAAATCCTCAAAGTTTGGCTTGCTTCGTTACTTTCAAGAAAAAATGTCAGTCTGTCGTCCCTTACAATGCCTTCCGTCAAGATGTCAACAGTCAATCTATTTTCAAGACGCGCTGGCTTGTTTGTTTCAGAGTTCAAATATAACAAACAAATAACCAACTGCTTGTTCCAACTAGAGAGTCACTAGGCCTTCATTTCCAAACATATAATTTGTTTCCCCCACATCGCTCTTTATTGCCATTTCCTCTTTTCAGGGAATACAACTGGTTTTCTTTACATGACTTGGCTTGTACAGTGTCTTGTATAGTGACTTAACAGAATAGCAAATCCTGCTGACATAATAATTATTTGTCATGATACAAAGCCATTGTCGAGACTGGCAACATGGAGAATGATATGCGGGACTATTTTGAATTAACACATTGATGTGTTAACAATCTGGAAAAACAagataaatgaaacacactctacgcccctccctcccccttcccacTCCCCAAATAAAAACTGAATACTGATTAGCCTACACAagatgtatacatacacacagccagtTACCCAAAATATCTGCAGGCTATTTTAAAAGCAATGCTCAGGACATTTTATTGTGGGTATCTCCGTGTAAATAATCCTTGTGGTCACGAGCAAAGGATAAAAGACACATAAGACACAAAACCAGATGGGGCCGAGGCTTAACGAATCGCTGCATTTCACTACAGATGTCTACAGCCTTGACAGCAGTCTCGTGGTCAGGCAACAGTTCACCTGAAGAGTGTCTTGGTTGATGCCTATAAAGAGTTCCCATCTCAGATCAGAAAAGCCTCTGATCCTCAGTTTGGCGCCACGTTCTATGTACACAAGATGCTCTTAATACGAACAATTAGGTGAAAATATCCATTGTGCATATAAAAAAGGTCTTGCTGATGTTTGTGTCCACAACACCCCTTTGtcccaccctcccacacacaactCAGAGTAAGCAAGAAATCCAAAATCCGCAGAGAAAATTTGCAAGAGGCAAATAAGGTAGTAGATAACGAGCACAAGCCTTTGAAATCCTTACTCGGGTCCATATATAACTACTTGTATACTGTAAAAATAAACAGCTCAATTCAAAACAGACGAAAAGTGGCCATTTGTGAAAGTGACCATATTAGTGTTgctatgatgcagcaacagtttccttttccattttttttccagTCGGTGTAGGAGGCCACCACTTATCAACATCagccccatttttttttctgtgacaaATAATGACTGGGGTATGAGTCGTCTCATGCAGTCAGACTGGGCTACTACTCTTGTGGGACAGGACTTGACGATGCTTTGTGAAATTTGAAGGGAAGATGATcaagaaattaaaaaaaaaaaaaaaaaccctcacaaAAGGGTGCCATTTAACACAAACGCTAATAATATAGTCATAAAAATTCCTGTTTAGTAATAAAAAATTGCCATGTTTAAATATGAATATCATAAGTCTGCTTCAGATATTTAGGAAAAACATCATAGTCTTTGTGAGGAAAGGAGTCAGGATGACCCTACAACTCCATGTCCTGGGCCTCGTCCTCTGAGAAATCCGACATGCTGCTCTCTGAAGAGGAGTCCCCAGCGCCTTCCTCTTGCTCCTTAAGAGCCTCTTCTGTTGCATATTTCTGGATGTATTCTaccagagagggaaacagaacaGTGAACAGGTTTTTAAGCATGGAAAATGTTTGAAAATAATGAGAAATGTTTGAAGCTGGTACACATAATGATCTAGTTTCACATTTTAAACTGCCTGACCCAGGCCGGACATCAGGCACAGAAACAGAATCAGCACCACAAAGAGCCCTGAGGGAAGAGGTCAACCACTGATGGGATCAGCTTGGGTAGATGCATATCTTCAAGCAAACCCTTTCACAGACTAACCTAAACTGCTCTAGAATAAACTGACCTCTTACACTTCAATGTTTTAAACTAGCAGCAagattacattaaaaaaaagcaaGGTAATTGGCCTCATTAACGTTATAACTCACACTCTGGAAAAATCAATCTCATTATGTTAATTGAGTTAGTTGCATAAGATTGACATGTTTTCAGTTTAAAAAGGAGGCCTTCGTGGCTTACCTTTGATTTTCTGTTTGTATTCCTCTGGCCGATGGAGGTACATGGCAGCTGCATCTCCATTTAATGGATCAATGGGATTAGGGTATGCTAATAACTGAGGTAAGAAGGACTCAAAGATGTTGGTGAGATCtgaaagggaaagggaaaagttttcaaaaatacacaaatagtGAAAATGAACAGAATCACTGTGTACTAACCACTACAACTGGCATATCAAAAAGACACACATGGAGGAAGTTGGTCACATACTATACACCAGAGGACTACTTCATGCATCAGGAAGTTCTGAAACTACCAATCTACTAACAACTACCAAAAAGGCAAATATCCCTACAAACATCAACAGCAACATAAAGTTTACTAGCATGCTAACTTGAGTCTTTCAATGTTCTACATGATGTAGAACATTAAAACATCATGTTCTACATAATGTTCAGTGATACACACTGTAAAAGCTTTTTTTCCACTTTTTCATTTTCACACAAAACTGGACCAGATACACAAATAGCCATTTTGGGTGTACCTCTACTTTTCtggtgaatgtactgtatgattcaGCTTTGCCTACCGTAAAGGGCTGTCCATGTCTGGTTGATGACGTCTAAGCAGACAGTGCCTGATCTGTAAGGTGCACAAAAAAGTGTATCACTACTGGGTGTAGGTCAGAAAGGCTTTTCATTTGAGAAATTTTAGAATGCATTGGTTTGTACATAATTCTATCTGTAAGGCTGCACTTACGCTTCGTCGATGTTTGGGTGGAATATTTTATTCATAAAACCTGTAAAGACAACAAATCCCATGTCAAAACTCAAATACATGTACAAAGCTGACACATTGCTAGCATGTGTTATAAATGGTGTACTGTATAGCGCAACAGAGTAAGTCAGAATATAGATAGTAGACATAGATTGTAATAGGACACTTTTGTGGCAGAAACTCTCATCACTTATATTActacatacataaatatgcatacatacatacacaatacaTAAAACTACATCCGTCTTATTATATTGTTTACATGATACTGGCCATGTTTATTTTACACTGAGCATGTTGCTATGCACGACAAACTGAAAAGTGACTCAAGAGTGATTTCCTGTTGCAGCCAGTGTCTTTTTGTCATTATAGTTGTGGCGAGACATTATAGCACAAAGCACCACTAACCATACCTATAGACGGAGACTTGAACGGGTATTTGTCTGGTAGATCTACCCGCACTTTCCACACTCCTCCTTCATATGGCGCTGAAAAAGAATGAATCAACTGAAAATATTTGaagacaacagaaaaaaaacaccccaaatAAACATGCTGTCGGTGTCCTACTTCTTTAGTGGCCATGTGCCCCAAAATGAGATCACAAATAGACTGAGCTTCATACATTCTATAGCTGCAATCAGCTATAAAATTCTTAAGTGAAAATGCATGTGCATCCTACTGTCAGACTGGATATGAAAAGCCATTTCCCTTCACGGATGCTAAAATTAGAACAGCTTATCTCACAGCTGTTCCAAcggggaaaaaaatgggaatTTACTCCAAAAGTGTAAAAATTGTCAGCTCAAAATTCATGACCTGTCCTCTGAAACTTTCCTTGTGACCGCCACAAAAACAGTTGCACACTGTGCAATACAATGGAAACAAATAGTGTAACTGGTGTAGTAGACATGTGGGGGGAAAACACAAGCATAAACATCAAAACTCTTACTTCCTTGTGGTCCGTAAAACTTCACCACAAACTCGTTCAGTCCACTCAGGATAGTAACTTCATGTTTGCTTTCAATGCTGTTGCCGCGTTGTTAAGGAACTTGATTGTGAgtcagaagggggaaaaaacatacaCCTTTGCTTCTGGGGCTAGTCACTCTAACGATGACATTACACAGTACAGCGACAGAGCTGGAGAACATCCCCTAAGGTCTCAATGGGTCATAAATTAAAAACTCTAACACACCTGTAATACAGGAACATTATATACGGTATATAACCATATATT
This sequence is a window from Sardina pilchardus chromosome 10, fSarPil1.1, whole genome shotgun sequence. Protein-coding genes within it:
- the LOC134093744 gene encoding ubiquitin-conjugating enzyme E2 H translates to MSSPSPGKRRMDTDVVKLIESKHEVTILSGLNEFVVKFYGPQGTPYEGGVWKVRVDLPDKYPFKSPSIGFMNKIFHPNIDEASGTVCLDVINQTWTALYDLTNIFESFLPQLLAYPNPIDPLNGDAAAMYLHRPEEYKQKIKEYIQKYATEEALKEQEEGAGDSSSESSMSDFSEDEAQDMEL